Proteins from one Chitinophaga oryzae genomic window:
- a CDS encoding alpha/beta fold hydrolase, whose amino-acid sequence MTIHTFLKRIVTTLLILSGTVSAAPAQEKSASFRWASCPDCPFPDMDTAFLRQENIQFGYLTVPENRSKPDSRKIRIAVQVFRARKPEAGKPPMIILHGGPGGRAVGVFSPEYDSIRQESDIILMDQRGSGFSGPDFTPEMNQEILEILAKDLKPEEETKERLALAAKVRDSLLARGVDLTAYNSREMAADIHDLCQLLGYTSWDLWGTSYGTRVALTMMKEYPEGIRSVILASPLPPNVRYFENVTPNFKRSLDLLCDKCKADPDCNRSYPNLREDFTAAINGLERQPVIIPMDDPHKYPGGRFVINAQDMLLAIQQALYSRDNYPLIPIIIEQVKNRNIPALKRFVENMSNGIFRLQYGAYYSVICQECMPFNRLQAFEDASAKSWQGVTFYKDEFSICKLWNAGPFRAEDTAAVHSDIPVLILSGEMDPIAAVAGAELAHRSLPRSFLYVLEGTGHFVVNETTTRLINRFLANPEQAPDGQHVITQPGIPFVTNVHISDGVVAFAPRLPLQRQNWLYTAWLVLLVVLPGVSLWLAARAYRRYKHAGKSRLTFYLMLLNVLLGLVFLVAIIMAIVSTSRANFRILGFGLPEQYAIALMLPYAMLAICLVLVSLWLAGRKKYQTDKWYLSYLLLQAPFICFVVYFGLFY is encoded by the coding sequence ACAACGCTGCTTATCCTTTCTGGTACTGTGTCAGCTGCACCGGCACAGGAAAAATCCGCTTCTTTCCGTTGGGCATCCTGCCCGGATTGCCCCTTTCCAGATATGGATACGGCTTTTCTCCGCCAGGAAAACATTCAATTCGGATACCTGACGGTGCCAGAAAACAGAAGCAAACCAGACAGTCGTAAAATTCGTATAGCCGTTCAGGTATTCAGGGCGCGAAAGCCTGAAGCCGGTAAGCCGCCGATGATCATCCTGCACGGCGGCCCGGGCGGAAGAGCGGTGGGTGTATTCTCACCGGAGTATGACAGCATCCGGCAGGAAAGCGACATTATACTCATGGACCAGCGCGGCTCAGGATTTTCCGGGCCGGATTTTACGCCGGAGATGAACCAGGAAATACTGGAGATCCTCGCTAAAGATCTGAAGCCCGAAGAGGAAACAAAAGAGCGTCTCGCGCTGGCTGCCAAAGTGAGAGATTCGCTGCTGGCCAGGGGAGTAGACCTGACGGCTTATAACAGCCGTGAAATGGCGGCAGATATACACGATCTCTGCCAGCTGCTGGGGTATACTTCCTGGGACCTTTGGGGTACTTCCTACGGCACCCGGGTGGCGCTCACGATGATGAAGGAATACCCCGAAGGAATCCGGAGCGTTATCCTGGCATCCCCGCTGCCCCCCAATGTGCGTTACTTTGAAAATGTAACCCCGAATTTTAAACGGTCCCTCGACCTGTTATGCGATAAGTGCAAGGCCGACCCGGACTGTAACCGGTCCTATCCCAATCTCCGGGAGGACTTCACCGCTGCGATCAATGGCCTTGAACGGCAACCTGTGATAATACCTATGGACGATCCGCATAAGTATCCCGGCGGCCGCTTTGTGATCAACGCGCAGGATATGCTGCTGGCCATCCAGCAGGCGCTGTACAGCCGCGATAACTATCCGCTGATACCTATCATCATTGAACAGGTAAAAAACAGGAACATACCGGCATTGAAGCGGTTCGTGGAAAATATGTCCAATGGTATCTTCCGCCTTCAGTACGGAGCGTATTATTCGGTTATCTGCCAGGAATGTATGCCGTTTAACCGTCTGCAGGCTTTTGAAGACGCCTCTGCCAAATCCTGGCAGGGCGTTACTTTTTACAAAGACGAGTTCAGCATCTGCAAATTATGGAACGCAGGCCCCTTCCGGGCGGAAGACACCGCAGCTGTCCATAGCGATATCCCGGTGCTCATCCTTTCCGGCGAAATGGACCCTATTGCTGCGGTAGCAGGGGCGGAGCTGGCGCATCGTTCCCTGCCCCGTTCTTTTCTGTATGTGCTGGAAGGAACAGGGCACTTTGTAGTCAACGAAACGACTACACGCCTGATCAACCGCTTTCTGGCCAACCCGGAGCAGGCGCCGGACGGGCAGCATGTCATAACACAGCCGGGAATCCCCTTTGTGACAAATGTACATATCAGCGATGGCGTGGTGGCGTTTGCCCCGAGGCTGCCGCTGCAGCGGCAGAACTGGTTGTATACCGCATGGCTGGTGTTGCTGGTCGTACTGCCGGGTGTTTCTTTATGGCTGGCTGCCCGCGCTTACCGCCGGTATAAACATGCCGGCAAAAGCCGCCTGACTTTTTACTTAATGTTGCTGAATGTGTTGCTTGGACTGGTTTTCCTGGTAGCTATTATAATGGCGATTGTGAGCACCTCCAGGGCCAATTTCAGAATATTGGGCTTCGGGCTGCCGGAACAATATGCCATCGCATTGATGCTGCCCTACGCCATGCTGGCCATATGCCTCGTGTTGGTTTCACTGTGGCTGGCCGGCCGGAAGAAATACCAGACAGATAAATGGTACCTTTCGTACTTGTTGCTCCAGGCGCCATTTATCTGCTTTGTGGTTTATTTTGGACTGTTTTATTAA